One stretch of Zingiber officinale cultivar Zhangliang chromosome 6B, Zo_v1.1, whole genome shotgun sequence DNA includes these proteins:
- the LOC121990184 gene encoding probable protein kinase At2g41970, with protein MLCCGGTDEDIYGPPASQHSAPPNRNVPGRDRDPRGGPGGARGGGAPPKVLPIEIPAIPFSELSNMTNNFSDKALVGEGSYGRVFRATLKTGEEAAIKKLDPSASNEPDTEFAAQLSMVSRLKNEFFVELLGYCLDANNRILVYQFATKGSLHDVLHGKKGVQGAEPGPVLNWSERVKIAYGAARGLEYLHEKVQPPIVHRDVRSSNVLLFDDFAAKIADFNLTNQSPDTAARLHSTRVLGTFGYHAPEYAMTGQLTQKSDVYSFGVILLELLTGRKPVDHTMPKGQQSLVTWATPRLSEDKVKQCVDPKLNDDYPPKAVAKLAAVAALCVQYESDFRPNMTIVVKAIQPLLNAKPGQEHHN; from the exons ATGTTGTGCTGCGGAGGAACCGACGAGGATATCTACGGCCCTCCGGCCAGCCAGCATTCCGCCCCACCCAACCGCAATGTTCCAG GTCGAGACAGAGACCCCAGAGGGGGGCCAGGTGGAGCCAGAGGTGGAGGAGCCCCGCCGAAGGTCCTGCCAATCGAGATTCCGGCAATACCATTCTCTGAGCTCAGCAATATGACCAACAATTTCAGCGACAAGGCATTGGTCGGAGAAGGATCCTATGGCAGGGTCTTCCGGGCCACCCTCAAAACAGGGGAAGAAGCTGCCATTAAAAAGCTGGATCCAAGTGCATCCAATGAACCAGATACTGAATTTGCCGCGCAG TTATCAATGGTCTCGAGGCTCAAGAATGAGTTCTTTGTAGAGCTGTTGGGGTACTGTCTGGATGCGAATAATCGAATACTAGTTTATCAATTCGCGACCAAAGGCTCTTTGCATGATGTTTTACATG GGAAGAAAGGTGTGCAAGGGGCTGAACCAGGGCCTGTTCTTAACTGGAGCGAAAGGGTTAAGATTGCTTATGGTGCGGCAAGAGGACTCGAATATCTTCATGAGAAAGTTCAGCCTCCGATCGTCCATAGGGATGTCAGATCGAGCAACGTTCTATTGTTCGATGATTTTGCTGCCAAGATTGCTGATTTCAATCTGACCAACCAGTCTCCCGATACCGCAGCTCGTTTACATTCGACTCGTGTTTTGGGAACTTTTGGATATCATGCTCCAGA ATATGCCATGACAGGCCAACTGACCCAGAAGAGCGATGTTTACAGTTTCGGAGTTATTCTTTTAGAGCTACTAACCGGCAGAAAGCCGGTAGATCACACAATGCCTAAAGGACAACAAAGTCTTgtcacttgg GCAACTCCAAGGCTAAGTGAAGACAAAGTTAAACAATGTGTGGATCCAAAACTAAATGACGATTATCCACCAAAAGCCGTCGCCAAG CTTGCAGCAGTTGCAGCGCTTTGTGTGCAATATGAATCTGATTTCCGACCAAATATGACCATTGTTGTCAAGGCCATTCAGCCTCTTCTTAACGCGAAACCAGGGCAAGAACACCATAACTGA